AAGTGTTTTTCATATATAACTTGCTCAAAATCAGAAGATTCCTGCCAAATCGATGTACATGGTATAAGACTGCCgagaagagaagaaaaaaaaattcaatttttaaatttgcagTTGCCGTGAAGAATGCCAAATTCAATAGAGACAAAGTAGTTGTTGTCACAAAGCTAACAAtcttaatgatattttataccaaattctgatttttttttttaagatttgagATAACTTAATGGATTAGTAAGATTTCaataaattcaataatttttagcCAAATTTTACAGACAAGCTATGTActctttaatataatatttcaacgtatcttttttttaaattaaaattaaaatggactGTGCTTGATTTTAGATGTTcatataaatttagtagaacaCAATAATATACAATgaaatattaaaactaaaaaaaaaatattttgataatttaatataatcttTATTGCAATTCTTCAAAGGAAATACTATGTTTGATAGTTGATAAgataaattgattatatatatatatatacatatatatatatatatatatatatatatatatatatataatatttttcaaaaagattaaagataaaatagataaatgaaCATAAGATAGagaaacataattaaaaaaaaaaaaaagatagacaAGAGAAGAGGgtatttaaaacacaaaagattgacatataaaaattaaacaaaagagaaagtaaataataaaaagagaaaaaatgagataaatgaaTGGAGAAGAAAACTACATgattagaaaagaaacaaagaaaataagagaaggaaatttatcattaaaaactaactaaaatagtaaaaaaaaaccataaaataaaatcttttgtACAAGACAATCCAtggaaatttgaatttttttttaaaccaagAGAGTTTGTTTGATGTGATacaaatttttcattaaattactaaaaaaatacaaattcttcattaaattactaaaaaatatcCTGATTAAATACTCTTAGATTTGTAGAtctagtttaaaaaaaataattgaatagtaacatcttttaaaatcttaaatgcACCGCCACTTAATTCATTAGACTATCGACAAAGTGTAAATATCATATATGCGAAAACTAACTTTCTCCAAATAGCATGCCAGCACCCGAATCCCGCTACTTCAACTCACTCTCAGATATTCTTCAATGCGAAGGCCGGAAAAAAGTGCCGGCCTCCGCGTCGCTGCAATGTTTTATGTGGCTGTTGACTACCTCCGCCACCTATCCCTTACGTGGCACACATGgcataaatattttgtaaaaattaaagttatattGATTAGATAaatgttaaagaaaaaaatatcaaattaatttcatatGGCACtgaaatcactttttttttttgtgtgtgaaaACTTTGAGCTTATTTTGAATGACAAAGTCACACAATGCATAAGATATATTTCATCCGTTCTAAAATAAATGActtatttatcataaaaaaagttatatcaaaattattaactatttcaatttttaatgtacttatttttaattgtattttttaattaatattatttgtataaatacaatattttgaaCTATACATTTATAACATTGATAATGCACcaatatctaataaaaataatattttctttttcatctatacaatttttttgctacatgtgaaataatcaattattttaaaaggaaaagTGTAGTTTATGTTCTTGAACTCAAGACAATTCGAATAGGTTTTGCTAAATAGAATCAAATTTATTAGCAGTAATTTTTAAAGTGTCGGACACTTGttattagtaataatttttaaagtaattcatctaatagaaaaattaaagtaattaatctaatttttaaagtaattcatctaaaagtaatttttaaagtaatttttatattttgaaatttgaactacattttaaaaaaagagtaaaatactcattttaatattttaaaaaaaatactcattttaatattatagaactatatttaattaatattttcaaattcatatGGCCCGTTGGTTAAACAAACACTCAATGTTAGAAAtagtgaattttatttatttatttatcgacaTACTAAATAGTACAAAACTAAATACcaatacataaatgagtttttatatatcaaatcaTGACATTGTTCATACAGTCACAACAAATATGCTTTCAAGTtaactactattttttttaattatttatagcaGGTTAATCTTTCAACCACATTCTGGTAATTTTCCTTACGGCTACTTCTAATGTACATGTGTATGATATAATATGATGTTAGGATGTACATCAAAGTCCCTAATATAACgatcttcttttcttttatttgataCAATTGGAACTTGAACAAGGTTTTTAATTGCTTCTGGCATAGCTTGCTCATTCATCATATTCTTCCAATAGTCTCTCACATCTTTTCTTCCATGGCTCAAGTTACCACCCTGTTCATTTCACcagatatataaaattaaaagaaaaccagaataaattaattacttaatcataaaataaatttaagttcCATAGAGAAAAACTTACCATGAGAAGAGAGAAGACAAGAAACAAGGCAACAATATTAAACTTCATTTATTTCCTTGGtaatttgatttctttttgacgTAGTATACAATAGACATGGTGTgtctatttatatattatactaTATGCGtacattgataataatatatgtcAAAGTTGGTACACGTTCACCTTCAAAATAACCAATTTAAGAGTACTCTCGTTAAATTATATCAAGTACCAAGGAAAgtcatttttttgttaattggAGGATTATACTTCAATTTATGCCCACTATAGAGTCATATCCGCATGTGGACAAAAAAATATGTCACCAACCAAATATAACACAATGCATTTGGAAGATGATTGCTGTAGATGTCGGTCATGAGACCATAATCTAAGAAAGTATCGTCAACCAGGAGATCAAAATCAACACCAAAACCAACGGTGATAAAGTTGTCACATTTAGAGCTACCCATTGCCACAATGTTATAGTTGCCGACTCGtgtaaatttagtatttttagtATTATCtccttaataaaatataaaaaaaattataatttaaaaataagataaaaatattaatttttcgaTTGTTTTTTTTCGCTATATTTTAAAGTTGTATGTTGGTATAAATTTTCAgagatattaatttttttaatatatcaaattcattttttagactaagttatttaatatatatatatatatatatattaactttaATTGTTGATTTGTCCATAATACTAGTggtttattctaaaataaatcaatactAATAGTTTTTCTTTTGGCTTATAATAATACCAATAGTTCTAATTATTCACtcttttttatcttaattattCACTCTCTTTATCTTATAATAAATATCTCTCTTTTTTATAAtgaatgtttaatttaaaataataatgtcggtttcattattaattattttatattatcaatgaaGTGTTAATTATGGACGTTTTACCCTCTCTTTAtaacaaagaaaaacataatGCGTTAATATTTTTCACTCATATATACTTAATATATCTGACTATTTtagtaactttttatttttcaatagtaCTTTAACGATGAAAGTAATTTTGTATTATGGAAAATTGTacagttaattattttttatgatgtataacttaaatgatatatttaatgTGAAATAGTGAAGTAgttaatattacaaaaaaatataaataagatgagataatgaataattaaaagtattataagaagaaaaataattatgacgttcattcttttcttttggCAATTGTGATAAGATAATTTATCCGCCAAATTTGCAAGTTTGTGCTACCATGGTCCATGTTTTTTCAATTGAGGGGAGGAAGAAAAGAGAGAGGGTGCAGGAAGCTAGagatatatatgtgtgtgtgtgtgtataatGTATAAGTGAAAAGAGTTCCCATATAAATAATACGAGAGAATTCCTACCAAACCGATGTCCATAGTATAAGATTGATTTAATTAATGGTTAAGAATTCACTCTAAATAAACTCTTATTATAATATcacatttaacatatttttcatatatttacaCAAAATCAGAAAATCTCTACCAAACCGATGTCCATGGTATAAGATTGCCGAGAAGGGAAAagaaatattcaatttttaaattagtagTTGCCGTGAAGAATGCCAAAGTCAATCCAAACAAAAGTAGTTGTTGTGACAAAGCTAACCATCTTAATGAGATTTataccaaatttttaatttttttctttttaagattTGAGATGACTTAATGGATTTGTAAGATTTCAATAAACTCAATAATTTTTAACCAAATTTTACCGATAAACTCTGTACTCTAGACAAATTATGTACTctgtaatataatatttcaacttattttttttttataaattaatattaaaatgaactATGTTTAATTTTAAGGGTTCATATAAATTTGGTCGAATACAATaatatacaattaaatattaaaactaaaaaatattattttgataatttaatataacttttaaaaaaaattcaaatgaaagactgcatttaatattttataagaaattcaaagataaaagtagataaatgaaaataagagagaaacaaaatattagaaaaaataaataaataaataaaagagagacAAAAGAGTAATTAAAACACGAGAGATAgacatataaaaattaaataacagaaaaagtatataaataaaaagagggaacatgaaataaataaatcgaGAAGAAAATTgcctaattaaaaaaaataaagagaacagaaaaaataagataaaaaaatttataattcgAAACTAACTAAAAATAGTAACAAAAgtccataaaataaattttttgtacaaAACAGTCTATGGAAATTTGAAGTGATACAATGTcttcattaaattattaaaaaaaaaatcctgaTTAAATACCTTATTCTTAGATTTGTAaatccaatttttaaaaataattgaatactACATCTTAAATGCAACACCACCTAATTTATTAGACTATGGAGAAAGTGAAATGATGTAAAAGTGTAACTATCATAGCGGGTCCCACCGAAAACTAACTTTCTCCAAATAGCAGGCCAGCACACTTCAACTCACTCTCAGATCTTCTCAATGCGGTGGCCGGCAAAAGGCGCCGGCCTCGGCGTCGCTGCAATATCCTACGTGGCCGTTGACTACCTCCGCCACCTATCCCCTACGTGGCACTCACGTCTACAACCGGCTCTATGGTCCCTACTCGCCCTCGCCGCCGTCGTCCGCGTTCCCTCTTACCGCTACTGGTCCGCGGAGTTCCGCGCGGCTATTCCGTTCGTCGCTTCAATGCTCTTCATGCTCGCTGCTCTCCTCTTCGAAGCCCTCTCAGTTCGCTCAGTCACCGCGGTTCTTGGCCTCGACTGGCACCGGTAACTACTGTTATCACCATTTCtttttttggattaattttCACGAAGTAGATCTAAGCTATTATACTATATTAAGCACAGTATGCCATGATTCTCGGACATTAAATTcgtttgatttaatattttattttactttgcATCCAACGAAGACTTTTGAAGTTTAAGATCTCTGTTTTGATAGTTTTGATGGTAATTTATAGTGTATGGTTGGTCAATTAATGATCGTGTTTATACACTTTTTAACCGGTTCATAATTACCACTAGTTGCTACTAACCAATGAAACACTTGACACTAGCACCAGACAAGACACTGACACGTAGACACCTCTTATAAACTGAGAAAATAGAATTGATGGATTATAAAGTGTTGGCGCTACATAGCTACTAGCTGAAATATTTTCCTTTAACTAGGGTTGTTTtgtgttaatttaaattattgacaTAAACCTAATTTAAACCTcctgttaattttattttatgttttgaaaaaatatggaAACATATACTTAACTTGTTCTGACAGGAAGACAGCTCCTCTGCCGGACACTGGTCAATGGTTTCTCTTGGCATTAAATGAGAAACTTCCGGCTCCAATTGTTGAGATATTAAGAGCGCGTATAATTGGGCTGCACCATTTTTTGATGCTGTTTATGATGCTGGCATTTTCTGTGCTATTTGGTTCTGTAAAAGCTCCTGGCCTTGGATTAGGTGCTAGATACATGTTTACCATGGCAATTGGCCGCCTTCTTCGTGCCATAACTTTTCCTTCTACAATTCTTCCGTCAGCTCGTCCTTGGTGTGCTAATTCTCGCTTCAGAGTTCCCGCATATCCTCATCGGTGGGCTCAGAAATATTATGCTCCTTATGCTTCGGATAATAGTGCTATCAGCCAGTTGTTAAAGCTTGATCAAGCTTATGGTATGCAGATTGTTGTTTCACTGGATTTTTGTCGTTGCTCTTATTAAATTTTGTTCTCAGACCTTATACTTATTTACTCCAGGGTATATATATTATGGCTCTTAATATTAACATATTCACAGGACTTGTAATGTTCACTTAAGacccttttcaatttttttccgtCCACTCCTTTGCCTTGAAAGAGTAACTTTGAATTGAAGTTGAAAAATATTAGCTTTTCTACTTTGGAATTATTGGAAAGCCACTTTACGTTTCTTGATGACATTTTATGTAGAAATCTGAACATGACATTCTGTATGATATTGATCATATGAATTTTAGATTTTGCTATTTATGTATCATTGGTAAATACAATGTTGAAAGTTTTTAGGCTAAGTTTTTAAAAGCTGGATAATAAGTATGTCTGTAACCTAGGCTCTCCTCTACATTATATGAACCTGTCCACGTTTATAGATATTTTGCTTGTTAGAAAGTCCGGAAAATAACATACTTTTCTTTCTTAGTTGACATTGGAAGACCGGTTGAAGATTACCAGCCAGATTGGGGTTTGATGAACTTTCTGATTGATTTTCTGCGACCCACTGCCTCCGAAGGAACTTCATGGTTCAGTCTGTTAAAGAAAGCTGGTGGTGGCTGCAATGACCTCCTATACAGTGGCCACATGCTTGTTGCTGTACTCACAGCTATGGCTTGGACAGTAAGATTTGAAGTCCATTACTAGACTCTGTTGTCTTATCATCTTGACGTTATTTGCATCTGATTTAAAGTGGCAGCATAATTTGTGACTTCTAATTGTTAAAAATGGTTGCAGGAAGCGTACGGAGGTTTCAGTTCAGCTCTTGTATGGCTACTTGTAGCGCACAGTGCCCAAAGAGAAGTACGAGAACGCCATCACTACTCTGTAGATTGCATTGTAGCCATCTATGTCGGGATCCTTTTGTGGAAAATGACAGGTTTTATCTGGTCAAAAGAAGTTACATCTGGGAATAGGAGTCTGGCTAAGTTTGAGAAGATTAAAAGTAAACTTGTCCAAGCTTCAAAGGATTCGGACATTAATAAAGTGAGAGATCTACTCAAAGAGATTGAGGTAGGCAGTGAAGAGAGCAAGAATCAAACTACAATTAAGTATGTACGGTTATTTCGTGCTGCCACCATTGTCTTTGCACTAACCATTGTTGTTCTGGCTTTCATACTAACAAGTGATGGATGATCTTCTCATGGACCTAAATTTTCACACGGTGCCACACGGTTTTGAACTCTGTTTGTATGTAGTTTTCTGTGTATTCTGGTGTTTGTGGAAGTAGTTTTTgagtcatttatttaaatttaaattgcaAGGCTGGCCATGTATGTCTCCAAGGCGAGGATTTCTAGTTTTAGCATTGTAACTGTTGTTTCATCTTGTATCACTAGACATGTAAGTTATTCTGTATGAATGATTTTTGTACAATAAATTGAAAACTTATCATTGAAGgaaaatagaaattataataTTACCTTTGTTTGTTCTTTTTTAATGAAAAGATTTAGACGAGTCCTCCACCAACCTTCGTTGGCTCAACTTACCTGACTTTAACTCTGTTTGGGAGTAAAAGCATACACCGATGACAAGAATAGCAGGGGTTTTTGCAATTCAAATGAAAATTCAAGAACTCATTGAATGTGTTTTCTTTTTATGAGATGTGTGGTTGAGATTCTCTGCTGAATACCGCTCGACCAATTCACAACTTTGAATAGTGAATTAAATTTCACCATTGAgtactttttatttctttccaaCGATTGGTCGGTTACTTTCAAAAGTGGTAAGTTTGTTCAATGCACTATTACACTTAAAGTTTGCTACCATGTCAAGATGTTTTAAGAACCGGTATAACAAAATGACATAATAATTAGAGTTTAATTTGCACGTACTAACCATAACAAAGTGACATCATAAttagagtttaatttgtatgtatttAACCATGTAAATTGAAATTGAGTAACAccaatttgttaaattatttcttaaaatatatcTGCAtctatatgttaaaaaaattacacctgtggataaaaaaacaaattaatttcaaatactgcttaaaaaattcaatccaaataaatataaataaaaagtataaagaTGTGagataatttatgaaatttattttaaattctcaaGAAAATATACTGTTGgagtaaaaagaaaaatgttaattttccctttaatttaataaaagtaattgGATTCCAGTGATAGGTTGTCAACAAAGTTGAATTCGGTACAACATAGTAAGGCTAGACTAATAAAAAATGAGTTGATGGACACAAAATTTGATTCACCAGCCTTGGGTATGCTAATTCTGTCTTAATTAAAGACATGCGGAAAATGCatagattattattttattaaaaaaaaaagacggAAAAGTAGAAGCGAAGGGAGTCTGGTGAGCAAAGCTCACAAGTCCAGACTAGTTAATTGCTTCGTTTTCGTCGTTGAGATATTACTagtaatttaattgaattgaatatCTCCGTGGATTCCAAacaaatagaaatataaaatatttaacaattttgTGATTATTATCCAAAGTCCAAACAAATAGATACATTTTTGTGCTTCTCGCTGCATTTTGACTTTACCATGGCCGTTTCCATTTCAGCGTCTTCCTCCTCCTTAATCCTCAATTCTTTCAACTCTTCTTCCACACGTGTGGGAACTTCTTCTGCATCGAAGCTTCAATTCCCTATCGTTCGAATTGGTACTCGCCGCCTTCGCTCTTCCTCCCGCCCTCGATTCCTCCCTCTGGTAACTCATCAACTATCCTCCGCTTTCATTTCCAATATCtattattcattcattcattattattattattattattagaggCGTTggtttgttgttgttattggtGGAATATGGAAGctgtttgtgattttttttttttaattctcgaAAACCCTCCTctcatgcatttttttttatttctctgttATTATAGGATAATTTTGTATTAGGGAGTTTGTTTTCgattatcttttgaaatatgCATTTGTTTAGGTGTTTCCAAGAATTAATAGAATTACCTTATTTTATGCTTACAAGCTGTTTTGCAGTTTATTTTCAAAGTTCCCTAAAATTGTTTATGCTTACCCTTTCTCCCTCTTTGATTACCATCCACCCCAAATCTTATTTTACGCTgaaatgaaaacaatttttgaaaagGCGAATGGTTTTTCAATGTTTATATTCAAACATAGTATATACTTATTGAATTTGAGCACTTATGACATAAATTATCATACGGTTCAATATGGAGTGTTGGACGGTAATGAGAATGTTGTGTTGGATGTGTGGAAAGAATAGACGAGATTGGCTTTAGAATAAAAGCATTGGAAAGAGAGTTGAGTTAGAACCTATCATAGTAAAGATGTTGGAAACTCGGATTAAGTAATTTGGTCATGTGGATAGGAGACCTATAGATTCTGTAGTAAAGAGAGTAGATCAAATGGAGAGTTCTCAAATCGCTAGAGGCAGAGGAAGACCTAGAGAAGTTATAAGAGAATCTATTAAGAAATGCTTATAGATTAATGAATTGGATAGAGATATATGCTAAATGACAAAACATTATGACATCGTTTGGTCCATGTAGCCGACCATATTTAGTGGGATAAGGCTGGGTTGCTGTTGTGTGGGCGAATAGACACTCATTTAAGTTAGTTTATCCAAATGCTTTCTATACTGGATTTGTTGCCCCCTCATTGCCAGATTTTGCATTCATTTTAAGTACCTTAAAACTATGGCTTTAAGGGTGATGGGCCATGTCTTGTCTATGCTTGCACTCAAACCTGTTAATCACTTAATCTGTACTTTTCTGCTTCTGTAAAAATCAATTAACATTGACCAGCATTTTTGGATATTGTTTTCTATAGGTTCAAGCAAAGAAACAAACCTTTTCCTCTTTTGATGATTTGCTTGCTAACTCTGAGAAGCCTGTACTTGTTGACTTCTATGCAACCTGGTAACTTTTTCTTTCTTCCCACgtgttttcattttcttcctaTCTATTCGGGTATATTTGGGTTGGTTGTATAGGGTGAAATGTTTAAACTGTTTTAATTTGTAACTATTTATATAATTTCATCTAATCTGTTAAACTGGTAATATTTCATGTTTAAACTGTTTTCACTTATaactatttatataattatatcttATCAGCTAAACTTTCATGTTTAAGCTGTTTTAACTTATAACTGTTTTTATAATTACATCTAATGAGTAACCCAATGCCGGTTTACAGGTGTGGTCCTTGTCAATTTATGGTTCCCGTACTCGAGGAAGTAAGCGCTCGTCTTAATGATCAGATACAGGTAGTTAAGATTGATACTGAGAAGTATCCTAGCATTGCCACCCAATACCAAATTGAGGCATTGCCAACTTTCATCATCTTTAAGGATGGAAAACCCTTCGATCGCTTCGTAAGTTCGGTTATATTTTCCTGTTTTTTTCCTTCTGAATATGGTGATTAATCATTTGACACACTTTATAATGCGCAGAAGACTTATCTGCTTTTTTTGCAATGACTTTAAATTAGATGACATGgcacttaatttaaatcatGAAACTGAATATAAtgttaatatatattcaaaattaatatgcatatgatgaattCATAGACAGCTGTCTTGTGTGCTcgatatgttatttttttatttttaaaaagttcatCGTGTGCACTATCTACCAAATATTGTGAACCTATATTGATGTTTTGTATATTTTACAAGACAAAAGAAAACTGGGATGT
The genomic region above belongs to Cicer arietinum cultivar CDC Frontier isolate Library 1 chromosome 4, Cicar.CDCFrontier_v2.0, whole genome shotgun sequence and contains:
- the LOC101492422 gene encoding protein PHLOEM UNLOADING MODULATOR — translated: MRWPAKGAGLGVAAISYVAVDYLRHLSPTWHSRLQPALWSLLALAAVVRVPSYRYWSAEFRAAIPFVASMLFMLAALLFEALSVRSVTAVLGLDWHRKTAPLPDTGQWFLLALNEKLPAPIVEILRARIIGLHHFLMLFMMLAFSVLFGSVKAPGLGLGARYMFTMAIGRLLRAITFPSTILPSARPWCANSRFRVPAYPHRWAQKYYAPYASDNSAISQLLKLDQAYVDIGRPVEDYQPDWGLMNFLIDFLRPTASEGTSWFSLLKKAGGGCNDLLYSGHMLVAVLTAMAWTEAYGGFSSALVWLLVAHSAQREVRERHHYSVDCIVAIYVGILLWKMTGFIWSKEVTSGNRSLAKFEKIKSKLVQASKDSDINKVRDLLKEIEVGSEESKNQTTIKYVRLFRAATIVFALTIVVLAFILTSDG
- the LOC101492753 gene encoding uncharacterized protein, which translates into the protein MAVSISASSSSLILNSFNSSSTRVGTSSASKLQFPIVRIGTRRLRSSSRPRFLPLVQAKKQTFSSFDDLLANSEKPVLVDFYATWCGPCQFMVPVLEEVSARLNDQIQVVKIDTEKYPSIATQYQIEALPTFIIFKDGKPFDRFEGALPADKLIERIETSLKVTQ